Proteins encoded in a region of the Candidatus Poribacteria bacterium genome:
- a CDS encoding DUF5050 domain-containing protein, with translation MFKAMFVISVLLLMMSFWAYTAEDVPYISFASNRSGNFDIYTIDINGENLRNITDSRKNEAGATWSPDGHFFAYHAELNGNTDIYVMDIETKKSRRLTEDPGNDAMAAWSPDGKWIAFCSDRSGSYEIYKMDVRGKHLQRLTRLPGRNTSPAWSPDGQWIAFNSFFHNKEGFRENFLYVMRADGKDLRQLIKVAAAGASWSPDGRQILFSTTRDDADGEDTFDLFVTDLDGQDRRQLTDAPKWELDPVWSPDSQWITFDAREPRQNATSAIYVMNAAGGELRQLTDELSLNWGPAWVPVRRAFPVQPSAVLLTTLWGRLKQD, from the coding sequence ATGTTTAAAGCAATGTTCGTGATAAGTGTACTTCTGCTCATGATGAGTTTTTGGGCGTATACCGCTGAAGATGTTCCCTATATCTCTTTTGCTTCAAATCGATCAGGGAACTTTGATATCTATACTATTGATATCAATGGTGAAAATCTTCGTAACATCACTGACAGTCGAAAAAATGAAGCGGGTGCGACATGGTCCCCTGATGGGCACTTTTTCGCCTATCATGCTGAACTGAATGGGAACACTGATATTTATGTGATGGATATCGAAACGAAGAAAAGCCGTCGGTTGACGGAAGACCCTGGGAATGACGCTATGGCTGCGTGGTCGCCGGATGGAAAATGGATTGCGTTTTGCTCAGATCGTTCAGGGTCGTATGAAATTTACAAGATGGATGTCCGGGGTAAGCATCTACAGCGACTCACGAGACTTCCGGGACGCAATACATCTCCGGCGTGGTCGCCTGATGGTCAATGGATTGCCTTTAATTCCTTTTTTCATAATAAGGAGGGTTTCCGAGAAAATTTCCTGTATGTAATGCGTGCCGATGGAAAAGATCTCAGGCAACTCATAAAAGTAGCCGCAGCGGGAGCGTCGTGGTCTCCCGATGGAAGACAAATTCTTTTTTCAACAACACGAGACGATGCGGATGGGGAAGATACTTTTGACCTCTTTGTCACAGACCTTGATGGTCAAGACCGTCGTCAGTTGACCGACGCACCGAAGTGGGAATTGGATCCTGTGTGGTCTCCAGACAGTCAGTGGATTACGTTTGACGCACGAGAACCTCGGCAGAATGCGACGAGTGCTATCTATGTTATGAACGCAGCGGGTGGTGAGCTGCGTCAATTGACAGATGAACTGTCTCTGAATTGGGGACCCGCTTGGGTACCTGTGCGCCGTGCTTTTCCTGTTCAACCAAGTGCCGTGTTGCTGACGACCTTGTGGGGACGACTGAAACAGGATTAA